In a single window of the Tetrapisispora phaffii CBS 4417 chromosome 11, complete genome genome:
- the EST2 gene encoding telomerase reverse transcriptase (similar to Saccharomyces cerevisiae EST2 (YLR318W); ancestral locus Anc_4.134): MKSIFEYLIEDLEILDHDNEQAFQVLLEAGEINGFNDLITQNFIIKNSVFIALPKVEAGTGHKAIIDACIIELLKRNLLNNVLTFGYKLAKNDQVNSILNCESINFNVQCIKGAQWGLLHKLVGTHSFMDILMNCTVININEDKSTQIIGNRLNDPHTPPNWLQNTNNFKKKRIYFPIKVSKMLYKHNPNMSCNKILYDKENLMNMIFDFNYIKKSFIDEDKLKKIIDKMYKSHEKSIKYFQILDNICPKNSSNEVASHLDYQTPVSNVNKFLTIILEKLLPIELLGSKKNKSIIFKNASRLLRQSITSNIPFNNIIEKISTTHFSWLQGTKKNNLQENLISQLIIDSLVAWIFQFLIPRIVSSFFYCTNVSSTIDILYFRHDIWNVLSFNFLKSYFPSFLTLNQHCRNHNSYLLSDYNHSRLRILPKKANNEFRILAVPNKGVDEEEILAYNENVRTILSPVNDILNHLRRKRKTNFEKLYSLTDIAEQISNFKTKLLKKYHTLPELHFMKFDIKDCYDTIPRQKVLTLVKKLLENEEGFYVRRQSFYDLNTQKLKTVNVVNCSKHSRKNELFIDSSRTLNFQNEDIIHVLETELYNSSIMYGNNCYLRKDGIFQGSYISAVLVDLLYDDLLEYYPVFHPDTKRDFLVLRLADDFLMISNDQRQIQDLNLLCANGFQEYNATVKKEKILISSSQTTKNSGVINFCSLNINMKILEIWKEANYFNVIKYSTHSKRKIFHNILMLYKGRLQLQKNNINISDHTIIKHVENVLRSIIATFMSNFRKINVGINEFKTFLNELIRITINIYSKPLPVNRRKMYIHQLVTRLFLKSLLKKRMKYKHAIFCLYENLQMQLDT; encoded by the coding sequence ATGAAAAGCATTTTTGAGTACCTAATCGaagatttagaaatattaGATCATGACAATGAGCAGGCTTTCCAAGTATTATTGGAGGCAGGTGAAATAAATGGTTTCAATGACTTAATAACCCAGAATTtcataattaaaaattcagtTTTCATAGCTTTACCAAAAGTAGAAGCTGGTACCGGCCATAAAGCAATTATCGATGCCTGCATTATAGAGCTCctgaaaagaaatttacTGAACAATGTACTGACGTTTGGTTATAAGTTAGCAAAGAATGATCAAGTTAATTCAATTCTGAATTGTGaatcaataaatttcaatgtaCAATGCATTAAAGGCGCTCAATGGGGATTACTACATAAATTGGTTGGCACTCACAGCTTCATGGAtatattgatgaattgtacggtaattaatataaacGAGGATAAATCTACTCAGATAATAGGAAATAGGCTAAATGATCCACATACGCCTCCAAATTGGTTacaaaatacaaataatttcaaaaagaaaaggaTATATTTTCCAATAAAAGTTTCTAAAATGCTGTATAAACACAATCCTAATATGTCATGTAATAAGATATTAtatgataaagaaaatctAATGAATATGATATTTGATTTCAACTACATCAAAAAATCttttattgatgaagataaattaaaaaaaataatagataaAATGTATAAATCTCACGAGAAGAGCATCAAGTATTTTCAAATACTGGATAATATTTGTCCCAAAAACTCTAGTAATGAAGTAGCTTCACACCTTGACTATCAGACTCCAGTATCTAACgtcaataaatttttaaccattattttagaaaaaCTTCTGCCAATTGAGCTTTTGGGTtctaaaaaaaataaatctattatctttaaaaatgcATCAAGGTTATTAAGGCAATCAATAACATCAAATATTCcctttaataatataattgaaaaaataagCACCACACATTTTTCATGGTTACAAGGaactaaaaaaaataatcttCAAGagaatttaatttcacaattaattattgattCATTAGTTGCTTGGATATTTCAGTTCCTTATCCCAAGGATTGtgtcatcatttttttattgtaCCAATGTCTCATCAACTATAGATATACTATATTTTCGCCATGATATTTGGAACGTTTTATCCTTCaactttttaaaatcatatttCCCTTCATTTTTAACTCTTAACCAGCATTGTCGTAATCATAATAGTTATCTTCTATCAGATTATAATCATAGTAGACTACGAATATTACCCAAAAAAgcaaataatgaattcaGAATACTAGCAGTGCCTAATAAAGGAGTAGATGAGGAAGAAATTTTGGCATACAATGAGAATGTCAGGACAATACTAAGTCCAGTGaatgatattttgaatcacctaagaagaaagagaaaaacaaattttgaGAAACTTTATTCTTTAACTGATATAGCTGAACAgatttctaattttaaaacGAAATTgctaaaaaaatatcatacGTTACCAGAATTACACTTTAtgaaatttgatattaagGATTGTTATGATACAATACCAAGACAAAAAGTGCTTACGTTGGTCAAAAAATTGCTTGAGAATGAAGAAGGCTTCTATGTTAGAAGGCAAAGCTTTTATGATTTGAACACacagaaattgaaaactgTAAACGTTGTAAATTGCAGTAAACATTCAAGAAAAAATGAGCTTTTTATTGATAGCTCAAGAAccttaaattttcaaaatgaagATATCATCCATGTGTTAGAAACGGAACTATATAATAGTTCAATCATGTATGGCAACAACTGCTACTTGAGAAAAGATGGAATATTTCAAGGTTCTTATATTTCTGCTGTACTTGTTGATTTACTTTATGACGATCTATTAGAGTATTATCCAGTATTTCACCCAGATACCAAACGTGATTTCCTTGTTTTAAGATTAGCGGATGACTTCTTAATGATTTCTAATGATCAAAGGCAAATACAGgatttaaatttacttTGTGCTAATGGATTTCAAGAATATAATGCAACTGtgaaaaaagagaaaatacTTATATCTTCGTCACAGACAACCAAAAATAGTGGAGTAATCAATTTTTGCTcactaaatataaatatgaaGATACTCGAAATTTGGAAAGAAGCAAATTATTTCAatgttataaaatattctacTCATTCTAAGcgaaaaatatttcacaatattttaatgttataCAAAGGGAGACTGCAACTgcaaaaaaacaatattaatatcTCTGATCATACTATAATTAAACATGTAGAAAATGTTTTAAGAAGCATCATTGCAACTTTTATGTCAAATTTcagaaaaataaatgtggggattaatgaatttaaaacatttttgaatGAGTTAATTCGTATcactattaatatatattccaaACCTCTACCAGTAAATAGAAGAAAAATGTATATCCATCAATTGGTTACTAGGTTATTTCTTAAATcactattgaaaaaaagaatgaaatataaacatgcaatattttgtttatatgAAAACTTACAAATGCAATTAGAtacttaa
- the SFH1 gene encoding Sfh1p (similar to Saccharomyces cerevisiae SFH1 (YLR321C); ancestral locus Anc_4.131), with translation MLHFDQQSQLQSQLQDKQQQLLPQAYLTNFHNRIRSENVPIFVTAQPSRGHKRARVVNYAEVDNDIFDEFSAYNKSSNGNDRNATRGEDRIADEDEDMGSDKEADSEEDHVTDTNGGAGNVDGDGVNNDIHRSLSRSNANSTSNLSMHDSLRANSSTVSLSINNVKSQEGLDSNVNNNDNADLNTLDLKNDDDEEFEKFKFDEDGNLYDNVNGVDGNGDNGNSSNGDNDTVSNNIIKTRLRRKESNDTRTIKENSLPDIECQEDLMSVLRYPKIKATFSQSKIATPYRLDIPSPLSIDQQEPILIPVNLNIEHNGHTIIDHFIWNVNDHSITPEEFSTIYCRDIDFANSNALQSQIVSTINEQIQENITVASVVVPDLHVIINLTCNLGEKFYEDNFQWNLNDKSLSPEKFAEIVVQDLGLTRDYISIISFSLHENILKIKKEWLDGQLNVDHVPNGSAFGYLSGIRLDLDHLGADWCPKVETLTPEEIQRREIEKERNLRRLKRESDRLGRRGRRRVDELETTLKI, from the coding sequence ATGCTACATTTCGACCAACAATCGCAACTGCAGTCGCAGTTGCAAGACAAACAGCAACAGTTGCTGCCACAGGCCTATTTGACTAATTTTCACAATAGAATAAGAAGTGAAAATGTCCCCATCTTTGTCACTGCGCAACCTTCCAGAGGTCACAAGAGAGCTAGGGTTGTGAATTATGCAGAGGTTGATAACGACATTTTTGACGAGTTCAGTGCATATAATAAGAGTAGTAATGGTAACGATAGAAATGCTACCAGGGGTGAAGATAGGATTgctgatgaagatgaagacaTGGGGAGTGACAAGGAGGCAGATAGTGAAGAGGATCATGTTACAGATACCAATGGAGGTGCTGGTAACGTCGATGGAGATGGtgttaataatgatatacACAGAAGTTTATCACGTTCCAATGCTAATTCAACTTCAAATTTAAGTATGCACGATTCTTTACGTGCAAATAGTAGCACTGTGAGCTTGTCCATTAATAATGTAAAGTCTCAAGAAGGATTAGACTCGAATgtgaataataatgataatgcCGATTTAAATACTTTGGATctaaaaaatgatgatgatgaagaatttgaaaaatttaaatttgacGAAGATGGTAATCTATACGATAATGTAAATGGAGTGGATGGTAATGGTGATAACGGCAATAGCAGCAATGGTGATAATGATACTGTTTcgaataatataataaaaacaagaTTAAGGAGAAAAGAAAGCAATGATACACGTactataaaagaaaattcatTGCCAGATATAGAATGTCAAGAAGACTTGATGAGTGTTTTAAGATATCCAAAGATAAAAGCAACTTTCTCTCAAAGTAAAATTGCCACTCCATATAGATTAGATATCCCATCGCCATTGTCTATTGACCAACAAGAACCAATACTAATACCAGTTAATTTGAACATTGAACACAATGGACATACGATCATAGATCATTTCATTTGGAATGTAAACGATCATTCAATAACTCCGGAAGAATTCTCAACAATTTACTGTAGAGACATAGATTTTGCAAATTCAAATGCACTGCAATCACAGATTGTATCGACAATTAACGAACAAATACAGGAAAACATCACAGTTGCATCAGTTGTTGTACCAGATCTACATGTCATCATTAACTTAACTTGTAATCTAGGAGAAAAGTTTTATGAAGATAACTTCCAATGGAATTTAAACGATAAGAGCTTATCGCCAGAAAAATTTGCAGAAATTGTAGTTCAAGATTTAGGTTTAACAAGAGATTATATTTCTATAATATCGTTTTCCTTACacgaaaatattttaaaaataaagaaagaatGGTTGGATGGCCAACTGAATGTCGACCACGTACCAAACGGTTCTGCATTTGGCTACTTATCAGGTATAAGATTAGATTTAGATCATTTAGGTGCTGACTGGTGTCCAAAGGTTGAAACTTTGACCCCAGAAGAAATCCAAAGACGTGAGATTGAAAAGGAAAGAAACTTAAGAAGATTAAAGAGAGAATCCGATAGATTAGGTAGAAGAGGTAGAAGAAGAGTAGATGAGCTAGAAACAACGTTAAAAATTTAG
- the NKP2 gene encoding Nkp2p (similar to Saccharomyces cerevisiae NKP2 (YLR315W); ancestral locus Anc_4.132), with translation MNSAEVFEQTLNDALITTNIPYDQFLHLLHGAQGGYSFTEEQTKTWYTQLEKMDKETLKKIRRRFEHFINKVRRSQLRELETSQLSESFKLEELINNLYTIDDLLSTKLQLLDNKVTESNNQLRTFDEQLEQTIGNSTSSSEPLSSILQTIDKYRRAIDGTK, from the coding sequence ATGAATTCAGCGGAAGTTTTTGAACAAACGTTAAATGATGCATTGATTACAACTAATATACCCTATGATCAATTTTTACATCTGTTACATGGCGCACAGGGAGGGTATAGTTTTACTGAGGAGCAAACCAAGACATGGTATACTCAATTGGAGAAAATGGATAAAGAgacattaaaaaaaatcagGAGAAGGTTTGAACactttataaataaagtaCGAAGATCGCAATTACGTGAATTAGAGACATCTCAATTATCTGAATCTTTTAAGCTAGAGGAATTGATAAACAACCTATATACAATTGACGATTTGTTATCAACAAAATTGCAGTTATTAGATAATAAGGTTACTGAAAGCAATAACCAATTACGAACATTTGATGAACAATTGGAACAAACGATTGGAAACTCCACTTCTTCCAGTGAGCCTCTATCTAGTATACTTCAAACGATAGATAAATATAGAAGAGCAATTGATGGTACTAAATGA